In a single window of the Gossypium hirsutum isolate 1008001.06 chromosome D02, Gossypium_hirsutum_v2.1, whole genome shotgun sequence genome:
- the LOC107909753 gene encoding two-component response regulator ARR11, whose amino-acid sequence MVLAESGFSSPRNDAFPAGLRVLVVDDDPTWLKILEKMLKKCSYEVTTCCLAREALNLLRERKDGYDIVISDVNMPDMDGFKLLEHVGLEMDLPVIMMSVDGETSRVMKGVQHGACDYLLKPIRMKELRNIWQHVFRKKIHEVRDIESLEGFESIQMTRSGYDLFDDGHFLSGDDTTSGRKRKDADNKHDDRELSDPSSTKKARVVWTVDLHQKFVKAVNQIGFDKVGPKKILDLMNVPWLTRENVASHLQKYRLYLSRLQKESDIKNSFIGMKHSDLPSKDSTASFGPHKAMNMIPDDVPNGTYSFSASNSLAQNVDLKGQGDLKGITSAPVAEPKGALSIDIHDSHEAKSTQMSFDHSLGSVDSAVSFASFNSTTPLQYPWTEIPEIQFKQECEPLHLENGFSQLPLPGPSMIENEANRSRIEVKPLLDESRSNFVEHLGPVGAEDLFPIQSKSQSLNNQVFDLISATKSSMKTQDVGLNYLADSEFALRNLNASGVGVPLATLSEDLQICWLQGDCYPMNYGLQDLECSTNDNPALMAETPFHLYDVLRFDHEHLFDPTEYYAIDQGLFA is encoded by the exons ATGGTGCTCGCCGAAAGTGGCTTCTCTTCTCCTCGAAACGATGCTTTTCCTGCCGGCCTCCGGGTTCTCGTCGTCGATGATGATCCCACCTGGCTCAAAATCCTTGAAAAGATGCTCAAGAAGTGTTCTTATGAAG TGACTACATGTTGCCTTGCACGAGAAGCTCTGAACTTGCTTCGCGAAAGGAAGGATGGTTACGACATTGTAATCAGTGATGTTAACATGCCTGACATGGATGGCTTTAAACTTCTCGAACACGTTGGGCTGGAAATGGACTTACCTGTGATTA TGATGTCTGTTGATGGGGAGACCAGCAGAGTGATGAAGGGTGTCCAGCATGGTGCTTGTGATTACCTTCTTAAGCCTATAAGAATGAAAGAGCTTCGCAATATATGGCAGCATGTGTTCAGGAAGAAGATACATGAGGTGAGAGACATTGAAAGTCTTGAAGGTTTTGAAAGTATTCAGATGACTAGAAGTGGCTATGATCTGTTTGATGATGGGCACTTCCTCAGTGGAGACGATACAACTTCgggaaggaaaagaaaagatgctGATAACAAGCATGACGATCGAGAGCTCAGTGATCCTTCTTCTACCAAGAAAGCAAGGGTTGTTTGGACTGTTGACCTTCACCAAAAATTTGTCAAAGCCGTAAATCAGATCGGATTTGACA AAGTTGGACCTAAGAAAATACTCGACTTGATGAATGTACCATGGTTGACAAGAGAAAACGTCGCCAGTCACTTGCAG AAATACCGACTCTATTTGAGTAGGTTGCAGAAGGAGAGTGATATCAAGAATTCATTTATAGGAATGAAGCATTCAGATCTGCCTTCAAAAGATTCGACTGCCAGTTTCGGTCCCCATAAAGCGATGAACATGATACCAGATGATGTGCCAAATGGTACCTATAGTTTTTCAGCAAGTAACTCGCTAGCTCAGAATGTGGATCTCAAAGGTCAAGGTGATCTAAAAGGAATTACTTCAGCTCCTGTGGCAGAGCCCAAAGGAGCTTTGTCTATAGATATTCATGATTCCCATGAAGCCAAAAGCACACAGATGAGCTTTGATCATTCCCTTGGATCAGTTGATTCAGCTGTAAGCTTTGCGTCATTCAATTCCACTACCCCATTGCAGTATCCGTGGACTGAAATTCCCGAGATTCAGTTCAAACAAGAGTGTGAACCCTTGCACTTAGAAAATGGCTTCAGCCAACTACCACTGCCTGGACCTTCCATGATTGAAAATGAGGCTAACCGAAGCAGAATTGAAGTTAAGCCTTTGCTTGATGAGTCTAGAAGCAATTTCGTCGAGCATTTAGGTCCAGTTGGTGCAGAAGACTTGTTTCCAATTCAAAGCAAAAGCCAATCGCTGAATAATCAAGTTTTTGACCTGATTTCTGCTACTAAATCAAGCATGAAAACTCAGGATGTGGGTCTGAACTACCTTGCTGACTCGGAATTTGCACTGCGGAACCTGAATGCAAGCGGTGTAGGAGTACCTTTAGCAACATTGTCTGAGGACTTACAAATCTGTTGGCTTCAAGGTGATTGTTATCCCATGAATTATGGTCTCCAGGATTTGGAGTGTTCCACGAATGACAATCCAGCACTGATGGCTGAAACTCCATTTCACTTGTACGATGTACTAAGGTTTGACCACGAGCATCTCTTTGATCCTACAGAATATTATGCAATCGATCAAGGGTTGTTTGCATAA